The following are from one region of the Stigmatella ashevillena genome:
- a CDS encoding ABC transporter permease yields the protein MRLSALSRLVRLSLARERRGAFFSAFGVAMGVGALVFFVGLGLGVGRVIREKVFPSDARLVDVVPASVSLGSLLGGGTLDTAAVERLSGLDGVEKVYRKMNVRVPAVSRYEGAFFGSRLRMGMEVLAVGVEPDFVQADVKIGSFKDVPPDQPIPVVISTRLLEIYNKTFAPARKLPQLSSQMILGFGFPVEFNRSFVAQAAPGPTTPAQAQVVGASDRALLAGITIPLETAIRLNRASGVDAETFSGVTLVAKDPSQVPGIVEAVKQMGLEIDDQERRMAENAGAAVALTTSALALLSILICVLAAVNITHALSASVRARAREIGVMQAVGASRADVRNIVLAEACVLGIAGGTVGTAVAVALALGTDRLAARALPSFPFKPDSFFSFPWPVVLGGVALGLVAALAGAYFPSRRAAATDPARTLAG from the coding sequence GTGAGGCTCTCCGCACTGTCCCGGCTGGTCCGGCTGAGCCTTGCCCGTGAGCGCCGGGGGGCCTTCTTCTCCGCTTTCGGCGTGGCCATGGGGGTCGGGGCGCTCGTCTTCTTCGTGGGGCTGGGGCTGGGCGTGGGTCGCGTCATTCGCGAGAAGGTCTTTCCCTCGGATGCCCGGCTGGTGGACGTGGTGCCCGCGTCGGTGTCCCTCGGCTCGCTGCTGGGAGGCGGCACGCTGGACACGGCGGCGGTGGAGCGCCTGAGCGGGCTGGACGGGGTGGAGAAGGTCTACCGGAAGATGAACGTGCGCGTGCCCGCCGTCAGCCGCTACGAGGGGGCCTTCTTCGGCTCCAGGCTGCGCATGGGCATGGAAGTGCTGGCCGTGGGGGTGGAGCCGGACTTCGTCCAGGCGGATGTGAAGATCGGCTCGTTCAAGGACGTGCCGCCGGATCAACCCATCCCCGTGGTCATCTCCACGCGGCTGCTGGAGATCTACAACAAGACGTTCGCCCCGGCGCGCAAGCTGCCCCAGCTCTCGTCTCAGATGATCCTCGGCTTCGGTTTCCCGGTGGAGTTCAACCGCTCGTTCGTGGCCCAGGCCGCGCCCGGCCCGACGACTCCGGCCCAGGCCCAGGTGGTGGGCGCCTCGGATCGGGCCTTGCTGGCGGGCATCACCATCCCCTTGGAGACCGCCATCCGCCTCAACCGCGCCTCGGGCGTGGATGCGGAGACCTTCAGTGGCGTGACGCTGGTGGCGAAGGACCCCTCGCAAGTCCCCGGCATCGTCGAAGCGGTGAAGCAGATGGGCCTGGAGATTGACGACCAAGAGCGGCGGATGGCCGAGAACGCAGGCGCGGCCGTGGCGCTCACCACCTCGGCGCTCGCGCTGCTGTCCATCCTCATTTGCGTGCTGGCGGCGGTGAACATCACCCACGCGCTCTCGGCCTCCGTCCGCGCCCGGGCCCGGGAGATCGGCGTGATGCAGGCGGTGGGGGCCTCGCGCGCCGATGTGCGCAACATCGTCCTGGCCGAGGCCTGTGTGTTGGGGATCGCCGGAGGCACCGTGGGCACGGCGGTGGCCGTGGCGCTCGCGCTGGGCACGGACAGGCTCGCGGCGCGCGCCCTGCCCAGCTTTCCCTTCAAGCCCGACAGCTTCTTCTCCTTCCCCTGGCCCGTGGTGCTCGGAGGGGTGGCGCTGGGGCTGGTGGCCGCGCTCGCGGGCGCCTACTTTCCCAGCCGCCGCGCCGCCGCCACGGACCCCGCCCGAACGCTGGCCGGATGA
- a CDS encoding ABC transporter ATP-binding protein, with product MIRARDIVKEYIDGDGTRVRVLDGLSLEVSAGDFVAVVGSSGSGKSTLLHVLGGLDVHYAGEVEVGGVKLRGLKDPALARFRNTHVGFVFQSFHLIPNLSAVENVLLPAHFGPVTAEARKRAEFLLDRVGLLAKKDREPVRLSGGERQRVAIARALFTGPKVLLCDEPTGNLDAATGEGVIQLFEELHREGLTVLAVTHEERMRSAARRVLRLKEGRLLEEPVAERHSVGGVS from the coding sequence GTGATCCGCGCACGCGACATCGTCAAGGAGTACATCGACGGGGACGGCACGCGGGTGCGGGTGCTGGACGGCCTGTCCCTGGAGGTGTCCGCGGGAGACTTCGTGGCCGTGGTGGGCTCTTCTGGCAGCGGCAAGTCCACGCTGCTGCACGTGCTGGGCGGGCTGGACGTGCACTACGCGGGCGAGGTGGAGGTGGGAGGGGTGAAGCTGCGCGGGTTGAAGGACCCGGCGCTGGCCCGCTTCCGCAACACCCACGTGGGCTTCGTCTTCCAGTCCTTCCACCTCATCCCCAACCTCTCCGCGGTGGAGAACGTGCTGCTGCCCGCCCACTTCGGTCCCGTGACGGCCGAGGCCCGCAAGAGGGCCGAGTTCCTGCTGGACCGCGTGGGGCTGCTGGCCAAGAAGGACCGCGAGCCGGTGCGCTTGTCGGGCGGAGAGCGCCAGCGCGTGGCCATCGCCCGGGCGCTCTTCACCGGACCGAAGGTCCTGCTGTGCGACGAGCCCACCGGAAACCTCGATGCGGCCACCGGGGAGGGCGTCATCCAGCTCTTCGAGGAGTTGCACCGCGAAGGGCTCACCGTGCTGGCCGTGACCCACGAGGAACGGATGCGGTCGGCTGCCCGCAGGGTGCTGCGATTGAAGGAAGGTCGGCTCCTCGAAGAGCCCGTGGCGGAGCGCCACTCCGTGGGAGGTGTTTCGTGA
- a CDS encoding ABC transporter substrate-binding protein: protein MKLHRGPGLFLFLLLCLGGVGYTFASRLGYLNRLQARFFPSAKEAVRLSPGDFPAGVAAPVADVASVPLRPVLVGFSPRGSAAALLLATGGATTLDAPGAPPGAAQGLLKTAYALDARAVLFARDEELRHALSIGAENGGVDMAALSVDRLADWAPSLRDAAPRTVMLVGRSRGQEALAAVGVTDLASLRGKRLGVYPMSSSQYFALWLLSRIGLRMSDVTWVELPSTLDAGRALREGRADAVVGLWGDVELAARDRGGAVLATTADAPHLVATVLVARGDFAARYPDAVRRVLRGLLDAGQAVQKDPTQAARLLGDVAPYLGDPGEAIRSAPPATLADNRSFFGLSGEAPVTYDELFQSASALFQKLRKRAPAPLAEDTRDLGALKYVSEARGP from the coding sequence ATGAAGCTGCATCGCGGGCCCGGCCTCTTCCTGTTTCTCCTCCTGTGCCTGGGCGGCGTGGGCTACACGTTTGCGTCGAGGCTGGGATATCTGAACCGTCTCCAGGCACGCTTCTTTCCGTCCGCCAAGGAGGCGGTCCGTCTGTCCCCCGGGGATTTCCCCGCGGGGGTGGCGGCCCCGGTGGCGGATGTGGCCTCGGTGCCGCTGCGGCCGGTGCTCGTGGGCTTCTCCCCTCGGGGCTCGGCGGCGGCGCTGCTGCTGGCCACCGGTGGGGCCACCACCCTGGATGCGCCGGGAGCTCCGCCAGGAGCGGCCCAGGGGCTGCTCAAGACGGCCTACGCGCTGGATGCCCGCGCGGTGCTGTTTGCCCGGGACGAGGAACTGCGGCACGCCCTGTCCATCGGCGCGGAGAACGGGGGCGTGGACATGGCCGCCCTCTCCGTGGACCGGCTGGCCGATTGGGCCCCCTCGCTCCGGGACGCGGCGCCCCGCACGGTGATGCTGGTGGGGCGCAGCCGGGGGCAGGAGGCGCTCGCGGCGGTGGGGGTGACGGACCTGGCCTCGCTGCGCGGCAAGCGCCTCGGGGTGTACCCGATGAGCTCCTCTCAGTACTTCGCGCTGTGGCTGCTGTCGCGCATCGGCCTGAGGATGTCGGATGTGACGTGGGTGGAGCTGCCCTCCACCTTGGATGCGGGCCGGGCGCTGCGCGAGGGTCGGGCCGACGCGGTGGTGGGGTTGTGGGGGGACGTGGAGTTGGCGGCCCGGGACCGGGGCGGCGCGGTGCTGGCCACCACCGCGGATGCGCCGCACCTGGTGGCCACGGTGCTGGTGGCCCGCGGGGACTTCGCCGCGCGGTACCCGGACGCCGTGCGGCGGGTGCTGCGCGGGTTGTTGGATGCGGGACAGGCCGTCCAGAAGGATCCGACCCAGGCAGCGCGGCTGCTGGGAGACGTGGCGCCGTACCTGGGAGACCCGGGCGAGGCCATCCGCTCCGCCCCGCCGGCGACGCTGGCGGACAATCGCTCCTTCTTCGGCCTTTCCGGTGAGGCGCCCGTCACCTATGACGAGCTGTTCCAGAGCGCTTCGGCGCTTTTCCAGAAGCTCCGCAAGCGGGCCCCAGCGCCCCTCGCGGAAGACACACGGGACCTGGGGGCGTTGAAGTACGTCTCGGAGGCCCGCGGTCCCTGA
- a CDS encoding PspA/IM30 family protein: MWQRFKRAMRSFAGFFVSSIEDPELILEQNVRDLNDQVPKMNESIAMVRANVTLLEKENTKYQQDVRELTAKVKAAIQAGRDDLAAQYASRLQMEKQALDRNQAQLDTAKMAYEKALNLKKAFMREKERKTQEAMTAIRDARRAKWQSKVADTMESFTVAGIDSTHDEMIAKVNERAAVNEARMQMALESVDHQAISIEEEAEKIQANELVKQFKMEMGLDSPAPVSDVGGGQEKTIGKKVEVK; the protein is encoded by the coding sequence ATGTGGCAAAGATTCAAGAGAGCAATGCGCAGCTTCGCGGGCTTCTTCGTCTCCTCCATCGAGGACCCGGAACTCATCCTCGAGCAGAACGTTCGGGACCTGAACGACCAGGTTCCGAAGATGAACGAGTCCATCGCCATGGTGCGGGCGAACGTGACGCTGCTGGAGAAGGAGAACACCAAGTACCAGCAGGACGTGCGGGAGCTGACCGCCAAGGTGAAGGCGGCCATCCAGGCAGGCCGCGATGACCTGGCGGCCCAGTACGCCTCGCGCCTGCAGATGGAGAAGCAGGCGCTCGATCGCAATCAGGCCCAGCTCGACACCGCGAAGATGGCGTACGAGAAGGCGCTGAACCTCAAGAAGGCGTTCATGCGCGAGAAGGAGCGCAAGACCCAGGAGGCGATGACTGCCATCCGGGACGCGCGCCGCGCCAAGTGGCAGTCCAAGGTGGCCGACACGATGGAGAGCTTCACCGTCGCGGGCATCGACTCCACGCACGACGAGATGATCGCCAAGGTGAACGAGCGCGCCGCCGTGAACGAGGCGCGCATGCAGATGGCGCTCGAGTCGGTGGACCATCAGGCGATCTCCATCGAGGAAGAGGCGGAGAAGATCCAGGCCAACGAGCTGGTCAAGCAGTTCAAGATGGAGATGGGCCTGGACAGCCCTGCGCCCGTGTCTGACGTGGGCGGAGGGCAGGAGAAGACCATCGGCAAGAAGGTGGAGGTGAAGTAG
- a CDS encoding 5'-deoxyadenosine deaminase produces the protein MDLLLTNGTVVTMNREREVLVGADVFIQDGRIARVGRGLKVRSAARRVIDVTGQVVMPGLIHGHIHACQTLFRNHADGLELLDWLRERIWPFEAAHDVDSMRASADLTFAELIQSGATAALDMGSVRHYDAVFESARDCGFRLTGGKAMMDAGQGMPAGLRETTEASISESLGLLERWHGTHGDRLRYAFAPRFVLSCTEPLLRQVARLAREKGVRIHTHASENATECDVVRQRVGQDNVAYFHALGLTGPDVTLAHCVWLTAEEQRLLRETGTVVCHCPSSNLKLASGIAKVPELMDAGVHVCLGADGAPCNNNLDLFMEMRLAALLHKPRVGPLGMPPLRVLEMATLEGARALGLESEVGSLEEGKRADVTVVDLRGLHVTPVAREVLGALVHAARSTDVSHVIIDGKPVLKEGKLLTLDAGEVAGNARQHATRIVEQVSA, from the coding sequence GTGGATCTGCTCCTCACCAATGGCACCGTCGTGACAATGAACCGCGAGCGCGAGGTGCTCGTGGGGGCGGACGTTTTCATTCAGGATGGCCGCATCGCCCGGGTGGGGCGGGGGCTGAAGGTGCGCAGCGCGGCGCGGCGCGTGATCGACGTGACGGGGCAGGTGGTGATGCCCGGCCTCATCCATGGCCACATTCACGCCTGTCAGACGCTGTTCCGCAACCACGCGGATGGGCTGGAGCTGCTGGACTGGCTGCGCGAGCGCATCTGGCCCTTCGAGGCGGCGCATGACGTGGACTCGATGCGGGCCTCGGCGGACCTGACCTTCGCGGAGCTCATCCAGTCTGGCGCCACGGCGGCGCTCGACATGGGCTCGGTGCGCCACTACGACGCCGTCTTCGAGTCCGCCCGGGACTGCGGGTTCCGGCTCACGGGCGGCAAGGCGATGATGGACGCGGGGCAGGGGATGCCCGCGGGCTTGCGCGAGACGACGGAGGCGTCGATCTCCGAGAGCCTGGGCCTCCTGGAGCGCTGGCACGGCACGCACGGGGACCGGTTGCGCTATGCCTTTGCCCCCCGCTTCGTCCTGTCGTGCACCGAGCCGCTGCTCCGGCAGGTGGCGCGGCTGGCCCGGGAGAAGGGGGTCCGCATCCACACGCATGCCAGCGAGAACGCCACCGAGTGCGACGTGGTGCGCCAGCGGGTGGGCCAGGACAACGTCGCCTACTTCCATGCGCTGGGGCTCACGGGGCCGGATGTGACGCTGGCCCACTGTGTGTGGCTGACCGCGGAGGAGCAGCGGCTGCTGCGCGAGACGGGCACCGTGGTGTGTCACTGCCCCAGCTCCAACCTCAAGCTCGCCTCCGGCATCGCGAAGGTGCCCGAGCTGATGGATGCCGGGGTGCACGTGTGCCTGGGAGCCGATGGCGCTCCCTGCAACAACAACCTGGATCTCTTCATGGAGATGCGGCTGGCGGCGCTGCTGCACAAGCCGCGGGTCGGCCCCCTGGGCATGCCCCCCTTGCGCGTCCTGGAGATGGCGACCCTGGAGGGGGCCCGGGCGCTGGGGTTGGAGTCCGAGGTGGGCTCCCTGGAAGAGGGCAAGCGCGCCGATGTCACCGTGGTGGACTTGAGGGGCCTGCACGTCACCCCCGTGGCCCGTGAGGTGCTGGGGGCGCTCGTTCACGCGGCCCGCTCCACCGATGTCTCGCATGTCATCATCGACGGCAAGCCGGTGCTCAAGGAGGGGAAGCTCCTCACCCTGGACGCGGGCGAAGTCGCTGGGAACGCCCGCCAACATGCCACCCGCATCGTGGAGCAGGTGAGCGCCTGA